The DNA sequence TGAATCCGGAGCATTAACCGGAGCTGTTTCGACAACCAAAGCAGGAGGAACCGGTGCTTTCGAAAGCCTTGAAGGACTTAGGAAAATTGCTATTGACCATTTTGGAATGAAACTTAATTAACGCGTAATGATTTGAAATAATTTGTGTGGTCAATAATACACTCCGAGAATAATATTTAAAATAGACATTAAGAACATAATGAATAAACCAATTTTATAAAAGACAACATATATGAGAAGCGATCGGCTTAATTGTTGAAAAATTAAATGATAATATAACTCTTAAACTTCAAATTATGAACGCAGTATCTAACAAAAAACGAACATTATGAGAAAATTGACAATGCTGTTTGTATTGCTCCTGATGGGAGGAATGCAGGTTGTACTTGCACAGAACACGATCAAGGGTAAAGTCACCAGTGTAGATGATCAAGGTGGAATTCCCGGTGCTTCGGTGGTTGTGGTTGGCACCAACTTGGGTGTAATTACTGATATAAATGGAATGTTCTCATTATCAGTTCCGTCAACTGCCAAAACTTTAAAAATTTCATTTGTTGGTATGAAGTCAGCGGAAGTACAGATTGGTAAGCAAAAAGAAATTAATGTAAAGTTGGAATCAGAATTTACAGTTATTGACGAAGTTGTGGCTGTTGGTTATGGAACTCAGAAGAAAAACGACCTTACTGGGTCTGTAAGTTCGGTAAAAGGAGGAGAACTTGCTCAGATGCCGATGCAACGAGTTGACCAGGCTTTGCAAGGACGTGCTTCCGGCGTAATGGTATTGAATACTGCCGGAGCCCCAGGCGCTGAAACAACTATTCGCGTTAGAGGGATGAATTCAATTAATGGCGGTAACAATGCACTTATAGTGATTGACGGACTTCAAGGTGGAAATCTTAATTCGTTGAACCCAAATGACATTGAGTCATTGGAGATTTTAAAAGATGCTTCTGCCACAGCTATTTACGGATCAATGGGGGCAAACGGTGTAATTTTAATTACAACTAAAAGTGGGAAAAAGAGCAAACCTACAATTGAATATTCCTACAATATTGGGATTCAATCTATCAGGAAAAAACTGGATGTAATGGGTGCAGCAGACTATGCCAAAACCAGGAATGCTTTTAAAGCTACTCAGAATGGATCCGGGACTCCGGACCCAATTTTTTCAGAACTTCAAATCCAGGGTTTTGAGAAGAACGGGGGAACTGATTGGCAGGACGTAATATACAGAGTTGCTCCTATTCAGAATCATCAATTATCGATGGGGGGAGGAACAGATAATTTGAAATATATGATTTCCGGTGGTTACCTTGACCAGGAAGGCATTTTGATTAACTCTGCTTATAAACGTTTTACTTTACGCGCAAACATAAGTGCTGATATTACTACCAAGCTGAAATTTGGATTAAATTGGGCCGGTTCAAAAGAAGCCGGTAACTCTCCGCCTTATGGCGGTGGTACTGCACTTAGTTTTCTGGGGCAGGCCGTGAATATTGCTCCACGATGGGATCCTACAACACCTCCATATGATGCAGAAGGGAATTATAATCGCCATCCACTTGGATATGGTGCATATGATACATGGAACCCATTGGCTGCAGCAAAAGAACCAGTGATACAAAACAATACGAACAGGAATAATATTAATAGCTACCTGGAGTATGAAATTATTAAAGGATTAAAATTAAAAGTGTCAGGTGGAGCCTCCATTGATAATGTGAATAACAAAAGTTACTATAACAGCAAGACATGGGAGGGTAAACCAATTGGAGGCAAAGTCGGTTATGGGACATTGTCTGCGGGCTTATCAACCCAATACCAAAATACAAATATCCTGACATACGATAAGAATATTAACGAAGTACATCAATTCACTTTAATGGCAGTTGCGGAACAACAGTATGAAAAACAGGAAGAATCTGGCTTGGTTGCGACTAAGTTTACTGTTGATCAGACTGGAATTAACGATTTAGCTGGTGCAGAGCAAATCTCATCGAAATATTCGTTTGTGACTGAAAGGGTAATTAATTCTTATCTGGGAAGGATAAATTATTCTTATGCCAGAAAATATTTATTAACAGTCAGTTATCGTGCTGATGGATCCTCTGTATTTGGTAAAAATAATAAATGGGGATATTTTCCTTCTACATCAATAGCCTGGCGAATGTCGGAGGAATCTTTCATAAAAAACTTAAACCTGTTCTCAAACCTAAAACTCCGGACAAGTTGGGGTATTGTAGGTAATCAGGCTATTAGTCCATATCAGACAATTGCCAGAATGGGCTCTGGATATAATTATCCGTATAGTGGAGGTCAATCTACCGACTTAGGTTTTATTATTGCAAATGCACCAAATCCAGATCTCAAATGGGAAAGTACAACACAGTTGAACCTCGGATTGGATGCGGGCATGTTTAATGGAAGGTTAAGTGCAACTGTAGATGTATATTCAAAAACCACCAAAGATTTATTGTTAAATCGCACTTTACCAAGTTATACCGGTTTCGCCAGTGTAATCGACAATGTAGGATCGGTTGAAAATAAGGGGCTTGAATTGTCCATTTCAGGTGATCCGTCTGTTGGTGTTGTAAAATGGAACTCAGGTTTTAATATTTCATGGAATAGAAGCAAAGTATTGGATTTAGGGGAAAGTAGCAAGTTGGAGTTTAAAACTACTTATGGAGGTTATGGCCTTAAAAATGGTTTTATGCAGTTACGTGTGGGAGAACCTTTTGGCCAAATGTATGGATATGGATACGAAGGAGTATGGAAAGAAAGTGAATCAGCCGAGGCTGCTGCTTTTGGCCAATTGCCTGGTGACCCCAAATATACAGATTTCAATAAAGATGGTAAAATTACGGCCAGCGATATCAAGGTTATTGGTAATTCAATGCCTAATTTTATTTTTGGATGGAGTAACCGTTTTACATTCAAAAATTTCGAAATGACTATACTGATTCAGGGAACTAAAGGAAACGACATCTTTAACCAGGGAAGAATTCGTTTAGAAGGATCAGGAAGTGACGGAACAAGTACCCGCCTCTTGGATCGGTGGACACCAGAAAATCAAAACACCGACGTTCCAGCATTTATTGATGAAGTAACCCGGAGGAACGCTGGCCTTACCAATAAAATTCAAATTGGTAGTGGCGATAATGGACGCCTTAGCCGTTGGGTTGAAGATGGCTCATATGTCAGGCTGAAAAATGTAACGGTTGCATATAATATTCCTAAATTACTATTAGACAGAATCGGATTGGCAAAAGTTAGGACATATGTGAGCGGGACTAATTTGCTTACCTTAACAAAATATACGGGTTATGATCCGGAAGTGAGTGCATACAATGGTAACGATGCTCAGATCGGTGTTGATCTCAGTAATTACCCTACTGCAAAGACAATTACATTTGGTATTGAAGTATCATTTTAAATAGTATAACGATGAAAAAATATATAAATATTTTACTACGCAGTTCGTTTATTATCACACTTTTTGTGCTTGTTTTTTCGTGTAAAAAATTAGATGAGCAGCCGATTAGTTCAGTAACACCTGCCAATTTTGGCAACTCTGCCTTGCAAGTTGAAACTGCTTATGCCGCTTCTTTGAACTATCTATGGGATTATTGGGCTGGATATGGATATGCTTATGCGGCTTTCCGTAACGATGACCAGCTGGATGGGGGAGACTTAAACATTGGGTTAGATAATGGAGATGACCTATGGCGCGTACATTATTCAGCACTACTAAATATCAACGCCACGCTGGCATCAATAAAAGCCGGAAACATCAAAGGTGAAAGCCAGGAAACAATTGACATATTAACTGCAGAGGGAAAGTTTCTCCAGGCACATAACTACTTTATGCTGGTAAGAATGTTTGGTGGCGTTCCACTGATTACAGAAGAAACACCGGATCCAATCTTAAATCCCATGCCACGGGCTTCTATAGCAGATGTCTATCAATTAATTGTAAGTGACTTAACATTTGCTGCTTCAAAACTACCTGTATCATGGTCTGGCGAACCTGGAAAACCAACCAGCGGTGCGGCAAAAGGAATATTGGCAAAAGTATATCTTACCATGGCAACATTTCCATTAAATGAAACTTCAAATTATCAAAAAGCTGCCGACATAGCTTCAGAAGTTATTGAGTCAGGAGTATATTCACTTGTGCCCAATGTAGAAGATGTATTCAAACTTGAAAATAAATATGGCCCTGAAATGATGTGGAGTTATAATTCAACTTACGACGATATAGCCACTGACCCGGAGATTTGGACCACAGCAAATTATTTGGATGGTGGATGGGGAGATGCTGCGATGGATACAACTTTTGAACGTCGTTGGCCTGCTCAGCCTAGAAAGGATGCATACCTGTTTACAGATTGGAATGGAGTTCATTATACTGATTTCCCGGAACAGACGCCATTTTGCAAAAAATTCTTTTACTATATTTCAGCAGACGACTTTAACGGTTATTCTTCAACCATGAACTGGCCAATTATTCGCTTTGCAGATGTTCTGTTGATCTATGCGGAAGCAGCTAATATGGCTAATGGAGGACCTACTGCTGGTGCAGTGGATGCAATTAACAAGGTGATTGACCGTGCAAATGGGTACGTGGATAATCCATTACATCCAAAGATGAAAACTTCTATGACCAAAGGGGCTTTTGATGATGCTGTAATCCAGGAACGAAATTGGGAATTGGTTTATGAAAACAGTGATCGTTGGTTTGATATCTGTAGGAAAAGGATATTGGATAAAGTGACTCGTCCTGAATATTTGGTAAATTTCAGTGTAAATGATTACCTGTTCCCCATCCCTGAAATTGATTTGAATTTAAATAAATTACTTGTGCAAAATCCAGGATACGGGGATTAATAAGTTTCATGCATCAAAAATTTTATAATCGCAGAAAAATTTAGATTTAGTTTAATATTAGAACGGGGTTTCTCTATTTGATTTCAAATACAGCTTAAGGTTTGAATTTCTTATATGAATTTAGGAAGTTTATGAACAGCGGCTAATATGAAAATCAAATTAGAGCCCCCCGTTCTAATTTTTAGTGAGAAATATTACCTACGAAAAGTATCAGTTAAAATTAAGATTTACAGGGATATGTTATCAGACGTTATTCTCAGGCATTCTGCTATCATTTAGCTATTATAATTAATAGACGATATTTTGGACAAAACTTATTCGATAGATTATGAATTGCCTGTGTTATCTGCAAAAAAGAAATTAGGTACTCATAAGGATATTCTTTTACAATTAAATGTGACGACAAAATTATTTTAGTATATTAAAAATGAAGCTATTAAAACAAATATTAAGATAAGAACTCAGTGAAGATATGCGGAGAATGATTCGAAAAATGACTATCTGTTTTTTTTTCTGAAAATGATTTATAATTGAATCCTTAACTTACTCAGAACCTTGGTTATTAACAAAAACAGTATATGTTGATGATCAGTTATAAATTTAATTGAAAGTTGATTAGCTAAAAAGACACAAACAATTATTATTGTGAAAAAAAAATCATCTGCATTAAAATATTTTGGGGGGATTTGGAAATTACCTTTCCTTCCTGAAAACATTATTTATATTAGAGTGGATCGTTACTTGTCTGTAATTACCTTCATTTGTCTGTTCTTTGTAATTGGTGTGGGGGAAGTGTACGGACAATTCGCCAAGACAGGGGCAAACAACGATAAGGTCAACAAAGTATTGGACAGTGAAGATCTAATGGTTTGGGCAGTACCGGCCGAACAGAAAGTGCGTCCGGATGATAGAGTTGAAACAAATAACCTAATCTGGTCAAAAGATAAGAAAACGATATACGTTTCCGGAGCAGGTAATGAACATATTCCGTTCCAGGTGGTGATAACCACTCCGGTTCCTATAGGTTATAGACCGAAGGCTCCTGGTGGTTTCTTTATAAAGGCCTCTAACTTTACCTCAAAGCAGGGAAAAACAATCGATCAAGCTCAGATTAGTTTTTATCTGGAGCACTATATAATGCTTTACGGCAAATCAAGTCCGATTGGTGCAACAGGATATTGGCCGGACGCCCTTGCACCTATTAAGGAACCATTTAGTATGGCCGCACAATATACAGTCGTCCGGAATCGTCCTATCTGGGTAGATATTTCCATTCCATCCTTAACACCAGGTGGTATCTATACCGGGACTATTACAGTCACTCAAAATGGAGAGGAAGTTGAAATTTTGAATGTAGAGGTTAAGGTATTTGACTTCTCACTGCCAGATAAAACACACCTGATTACCTACATGAATATCTCGAAAGAATCCTTAGCTGATTTTTATCATAAGCAGGTTTCGTCCCAGGAAATAGATAAACTCACACAGACTTACTACGAATTCCTTTTTGCTCACCGGATGGAACCTTGGTTTAATGATCAACTTGAGCCAAAAATTGTAATCAATGGTGAAAAAGTGGATGTAAAGTTCGATGATGAACGATACCAGTACTATCTAAACAAGCTAAACAGCAAACGGGTGCTTTTAAATACATTTCCTTCTGGTTTGAAAAGTCAGATTTTAGATGAACCTTTCTCTAAGGCGTTTAATCAGAAAGTGATGTCTTATTTATCGCAAGTTGAATCATATTTCGGGAAGCATGGATGGAAGGATCGGCTGGTATTTAACAGTCCAATTGATGAACCTAATACGATGAAAGATTACGAAGATACCCGTCAATGGGCCAATCTCGTACACGAGGCCGCATTAGGTGTTCCATTTTTGGCAACCGAGTCACCAGTCCCGGATAATCTTCGCGATTGGGGAACCCTCGTAGGATATGTAAATAACTTTTCAATTCATGGAAATGCGCTGAACGATCAGAAGGTTAAACAAGCGATCATCGAAGAGCAGGATAAAAAAGGCGAGATGACCTGGTATATTTCCTGTGATCAGGCATATCCGCAGCCTAACTATTTCATTGATGCACCAGCGCTCGATCTCGTCATGGTTCCCTGGATCACGGCTCGTTATCATATGGCTGGTATCTTGTATTGGGCACTGAATTTCTGGTCTGAAACTCCAAATCCCTGGTTGGATGCAGTAACTTTTATTTCAGGCTTCGAATGTAGTGAGGGCTACATAATCAATGGTGAAGGTTCTTTGTTTTATCCGGGAGATTATACTGAAACATATACTGGTCAGCCGAATGTTGATGGCCCTGTTTCTTCAATAAGATTTGAGCTTTTACGTGAAGGCATTGAAGATTATGAGTATCTGTGGATGTTAAAAGATTTAGGAGACCAGAAATATGTAGATTCACTAGTCAGTAATTTAGTGGTTGACGTAAGTGCTTTCTCTCGTAATGTGAATGAGCTTTACTTAACCCGGAAAGCTATGGCTCAACGGTTGGAAGAGTTAACCAGAAAGTAACCAGGTCATTTTAGTTAATTGCCACCTACTATAAAATAATTTAGAATAAGATTAATTATGGGAAAATATAAAGTATCGAAAGGAATATATAACCTATTATATCAGGGTTTATTATCAGGATTATTCATACTTCCTGCCATTGGATTTGCACAGGTGAAAAATGTATGGGCATTAGGAGATGGGGAAAAAGTATTTCGCTTTGATCTTGAACATCCCTGTAAGAATGGAAACTTTATATGGGATGGGAAAACGATACATTTAAAAGGTCTTTATAATGAAACCCTTGCCTGTCAGGTTATTATTGAAACGGATACCAATGGGGCGGATGGGATTGAGATCGCAATTGATCCACCGGTTAATGCTGCAACCGGAAAAGTTATTGGGGGCAATACATTGAAATATGGAACTGCCGGATCGATTGAAATTTATACTGAACATTATTTACATGTGAGGAATCCGACAAAACCGAATTGGTTTTATGGATCACCAGCATCGGCACCAAAAAAAATGACAGGATGGATACCTGATGCCCTGATCCCGGTAGATGCTGTATCAGGCCTTGGCGGATTCCCGGTCGATATAGAACCTCTTCAAAATCAGGGTTTTTGGGTCGATATTTCATTGCCTCGCGACCAGAAAAAAATTTCACCAGGAATTTATAATGGAATTGTCCAGATTTTGCAAAATGGAAAATTTGTTAAAGAAATTCCATTGGAAATAACATTACTGCCCTATTATTTACCTGATGAAAACCAAACCAATATATGGATGTATACAGGCAATATTTATGCTTATTATCCAGAATTGTCTCATCAGCAAGTCGATAAAATGATCAAGTTCGAAGGTCACAGGCACAGGATTGACATTGAAGGAGGATTTGTGGCAAACCAATCTCCGTTCAGTAATGAAATAATGAATAATTATTTGCCATACCTGGATGGATCGGCATACACCCCAGCCAATGGCTACCATGGTTCAGGCGAAGGAATTGGTGAAAAGATTTTCCCAATTGGAATGTATGGTGCAACGGTTATGGGAAATACAAAGGAATGTGTTCAGAAACAAGCAGATTTGTGGGTCGATTGGTTCACGAAAAAGACGCCGGATGTTACCTATTTTTGGTACATTACTGATGAACCAGCTGAAAATAAGTTTCCATGGATCAAAGAAAGAGCTGAGTGGGTAAAAAGTAATTTCGGAACAGGTAAATCACTTCCCATTTTTACCACGACATCATATCAGAAAGAATTGTCTGGGGCAATTGATATCTGGGCCGGATTCGATGGCGTAGATCTTACTATCTTGCCTGACATAAGAAAAAAAGGCG is a window from the Aquipluma nitroreducens genome containing:
- a CDS encoding DUF4091 domain-containing protein, whose protein sequence is MKKKSSALKYFGGIWKLPFLPENIIYIRVDRYLSVITFICLFFVIGVGEVYGQFAKTGANNDKVNKVLDSEDLMVWAVPAEQKVRPDDRVETNNLIWSKDKKTIYVSGAGNEHIPFQVVITTPVPIGYRPKAPGGFFIKASNFTSKQGKTIDQAQISFYLEHYIMLYGKSSPIGATGYWPDALAPIKEPFSMAAQYTVVRNRPIWVDISIPSLTPGGIYTGTITVTQNGEEVEILNVEVKVFDFSLPDKTHLITYMNISKESLADFYHKQVSSQEIDKLTQTYYEFLFAHRMEPWFNDQLEPKIVINGEKVDVKFDDERYQYYLNKLNSKRVLLNTFPSGLKSQILDEPFSKAFNQKVMSYLSQVESYFGKHGWKDRLVFNSPIDEPNTMKDYEDTRQWANLVHEAALGVPFLATESPVPDNLRDWGTLVGYVNNFSIHGNALNDQKVKQAIIEEQDKKGEMTWYISCDQAYPQPNYFIDAPALDLVMVPWITARYHMAGILYWALNFWSETPNPWLDAVTFISGFECSEGYIINGEGSLFYPGDYTETYTGQPNVDGPVSSIRFELLREGIEDYEYLWMLKDLGDQKYVDSLVSNLVVDVSAFSRNVNELYLTRKAMAQRLEELTRK
- a CDS encoding SusC/RagA family TonB-linked outer membrane protein, which codes for MRKLTMLFVLLLMGGMQVVLAQNTIKGKVTSVDDQGGIPGASVVVVGTNLGVITDINGMFSLSVPSTAKTLKISFVGMKSAEVQIGKQKEINVKLESEFTVIDEVVAVGYGTQKKNDLTGSVSSVKGGELAQMPMQRVDQALQGRASGVMVLNTAGAPGAETTIRVRGMNSINGGNNALIVIDGLQGGNLNSLNPNDIESLEILKDASATAIYGSMGANGVILITTKSGKKSKPTIEYSYNIGIQSIRKKLDVMGAADYAKTRNAFKATQNGSGTPDPIFSELQIQGFEKNGGTDWQDVIYRVAPIQNHQLSMGGGTDNLKYMISGGYLDQEGILINSAYKRFTLRANISADITTKLKFGLNWAGSKEAGNSPPYGGGTALSFLGQAVNIAPRWDPTTPPYDAEGNYNRHPLGYGAYDTWNPLAAAKEPVIQNNTNRNNINSYLEYEIIKGLKLKVSGGASIDNVNNKSYYNSKTWEGKPIGGKVGYGTLSAGLSTQYQNTNILTYDKNINEVHQFTLMAVAEQQYEKQEESGLVATKFTVDQTGINDLAGAEQISSKYSFVTERVINSYLGRINYSYARKYLLTVSYRADGSSVFGKNNKWGYFPSTSIAWRMSEESFIKNLNLFSNLKLRTSWGIVGNQAISPYQTIARMGSGYNYPYSGGQSTDLGFIIANAPNPDLKWESTTQLNLGLDAGMFNGRLSATVDVYSKTTKDLLLNRTLPSYTGFASVIDNVGSVENKGLELSISGDPSVGVVKWNSGFNISWNRSKVLDLGESSKLEFKTTYGGYGLKNGFMQLRVGEPFGQMYGYGYEGVWKESESAEAAAFGQLPGDPKYTDFNKDGKITASDIKVIGNSMPNFIFGWSNRFTFKNFEMTILIQGTKGNDIFNQGRIRLEGSGSDGTSTRLLDRWTPENQNTDVPAFIDEVTRRNAGLTNKIQIGSGDNGRLSRWVEDGSYVRLKNVTVAYNIPKLLLDRIGLAKVRTYVSGTNLLTLTKYTGYDPEVSAYNGNDAQIGVDLSNYPTAKTITFGIEVSF
- a CDS encoding RagB/SusD family nutrient uptake outer membrane protein, which gives rise to MKKYINILLRSSFIITLFVLVFSCKKLDEQPISSVTPANFGNSALQVETAYAASLNYLWDYWAGYGYAYAAFRNDDQLDGGDLNIGLDNGDDLWRVHYSALLNINATLASIKAGNIKGESQETIDILTAEGKFLQAHNYFMLVRMFGGVPLITEETPDPILNPMPRASIADVYQLIVSDLTFAASKLPVSWSGEPGKPTSGAAKGILAKVYLTMATFPLNETSNYQKAADIASEVIESGVYSLVPNVEDVFKLENKYGPEMMWSYNSTYDDIATDPEIWTTANYLDGGWGDAAMDTTFERRWPAQPRKDAYLFTDWNGVHYTDFPEQTPFCKKFFYYISADDFNGYSSTMNWPIIRFADVLLIYAEAANMANGGPTAGAVDAINKVIDRANGYVDNPLHPKMKTSMTKGAFDDAVIQERNWELVYENSDRWFDICRKRILDKVTRPEYLVNFSVNDYLFPIPEIDLNLNKLLVQNPGYGD
- a CDS encoding glycoside hydrolase domain-containing protein, with product MGKYKVSKGIYNLLYQGLLSGLFILPAIGFAQVKNVWALGDGEKVFRFDLEHPCKNGNFIWDGKTIHLKGLYNETLACQVIIETDTNGADGIEIAIDPPVNAATGKVIGGNTLKYGTAGSIEIYTEHYLHVRNPTKPNWFYGSPASAPKKMTGWIPDALIPVDAVSGLGGFPVDIEPLQNQGFWVDISLPRDQKKISPGIYNGIVQILQNGKFVKEIPLEITLLPYYLPDENQTNIWMYTGNIYAYYPELSHQQVDKMIKFEGHRHRIDIEGGFVANQSPFSNEIMNNYLPYLDGSAYTPANGYHGSGEGIGEKIFPIGMYGATVMGNTKECVQKQADLWVDWFTKKTPDVTYFWYITDEPAENKFPWIKERAEWVKSNFGTGKSLPIFTTTSYQKELSGAIDIWAGFDGVDLTILPDIRKKGGDHWFYNGNRPRYGALILEGTAVDLRVNSWILYKYGINAHFIWEGAQWQHNMQGPKAHLHQNMYENPLTFINEHLEFCNGDGILFYPGRMPFYPNEDRALNRIFPSIRLKNIRRGQQDACIMWMAQQKVGKERVISIIQKVVPKALSEVSMKDTVQWSEHGDDYDKIRDELLKLL